A region of Macrobrachium nipponense isolate FS-2020 chromosome 7, ASM1510439v2, whole genome shotgun sequence DNA encodes the following proteins:
- the LOC135217534 gene encoding uncharacterized protein LOC135217534 has protein sequence MTQLLNSETGLSQKVTLTDAEMLKKVLTDVRFADELTVMIYNIMVSETVTDSMTLLYALEQLYIGKYKKKICDIAELNIHVVGADGMRELLYLTHWEYIAHRLPNLKKFRVSFVGPEAVPLMDDPVPEDVVYSNGEFPVCKECKQSDREFEYRFCNVLYHQYVKKKHFFKPDAVIAYNCGFHAHSESEMYTWPQSLKLIISDPDIPLIFTSFSKEEADKELKVLEHLQDINITLPSHPNPFKSLRPLRDFSRDNNCHVYYVNNYITCVNGEKICN, from the coding sequence ATGACACAGCTATTGAATTCAGAGACAGGCCTCAGTCAAAAAGTGACATTAACAGATGCAGAAATGCTCAAAAAAGTTTTGACAGATGTCCGTTTTGCTGATGAGCTTACCGTCATGATATACAACATAATGGTGTCAGAAACTGTGACAGATTCTATGACACTGTTATATGCTCTTGAGCAattatatattggaaaatataaaaagaaaatctgtgATATTGCAGAACTAAACATTCATGTGGTAGGTGCTGATGGTATGAGAGAACTTCTGTATCTGACTCATTGGGAATATATTGCTCATCGTTTGCCAAACCTGAAGAAATTTAGAGTATCATTTGTAGGTCCAGAAGCTGTTCCTCTTATGGATGATCCAGTTCCAGAGGATGTTGTTTATAGTAATGGTGAATTCCCTGTTTGTAAAGAGTGTAAACAGAGTGACAGGGAGTTTGAGTATAGGTTCTGTAATGTGCTTTATCACCAGTATGTCAAAAAGAAGCATTTTTTCAAGCCTGATGCAGTTATAGCATACAACTGTGGATTTCATGCACATTCTGAATCAGAAATGTACACATGGCCACAGAGTCTGAAGCTCATTATCTCAGATCCTGATATTCCTCTGATATTTACATCCTTCTCCAAGGAAGAGGCTGATAAAGAACTTAAAGTTTTGGAGCATTTACAAGATATAAACATTACGCTTCCTTCTCACCCTAATCCATTTAAAAGTCTGAGACCACTTCGTGACTTTAGTAGGGATAACAACTGCCATGTGTATTATGTCAATAATTATATTACTTGTGTTAATGGAGAGAAAATATGTAATTAG